A window of Perognathus longimembris pacificus isolate PPM17 chromosome 6, ASM2315922v1, whole genome shotgun sequence contains these coding sequences:
- the Sox4 gene encoding transcription factor SOX-4: protein MVQQTNNAENTEALLAGESSDSGAGLELGIASSPTPGSTASTGGKADDPSWCKTPSGHIKRPMNAFMVWSQIERRKIMEQSPDMHNAEISKRLGKRWKLLKDSDKIPFIREAERLRLKHMADYPDYKYRPRKKVKSGNANSGSSAAAASSSSSSSSSSKPGEKGDKVGGSGGGGHGGGGGGNAGGGGGGANGGANSKAAPKKSCGSKAAGGAGGAAGKPHAKLVLPGGGGGGKTASGAPATATASFAADQAAGAAALLPLGAATAADHHSLYKVRTPNSTAAASTAAAASSALAAPAKHLADKKVKRVYLFGSLGASASPVGGLGAGADPSDPLGLYEEGGAGCSPDGPSLSGRSSAASSPAAGRSPADHRGYASLRAASPAPSSAPSHASSSASSHSSASSSSGSSSSSDDEFEDDLLDLNPSSNFESMSLGSFSSSSALDRDLDFNFEPGSGSHFEFPDYCTPEVSEMISGDWLESSISNLVFTY from the coding sequence ATGGTGCAGCAAACCAACAACGCCGAGAACACGGAAGCGCTGCTGGCCGGCGAGAGCTCGGACTCGGGCGCCGGCCTGGAGCTGGGCATCGCCTCGTCCCCTACGCCCGGTTCCACCGCCTCCACGGGCGGTAAGGCGGACGACCCGAGCTGGTGCAAGACGCCGAGCGGCCACATCAAGCGACCCATGAACGCCTTCATGGTGTGGTCGCAGATCGAACGGCGCAAGATCATGGAGCAGTCGCCCGACATGCACAACGCCGAGATCTCCAAGCGGCTGGGCAAACGCTGGAAGCTGCTCAAGGACAGCGACAAGATCCCTTTCATTCGGGAGGCGGAGCGGCTGCGCCTCAAGCACATGGCTGACTATCCCGACTACAAGTACCGGCCCAGGAAGAAGGTGAAGTCCGGCAACGCCAACTCGGGCTcctcggccgccgccgcctcctcctcctcttcctcctccagctcctccaagCCCGGGGAGAAGGGAGACAAGGTCGGTGGCAGCGGCGGGGGCGGCcatgggggcggcggcggcgggaacgcggggggcggcggcggcggcgcgaaCGGCGGCGCCAACTCCAAAGCGGCGCCCAAGAAGAGCTGCGGTTCCAaagcggcgggcggcgcgggcggcgcggccgGGAAACCGCACGCCAAGCTCGTCCTGccgggtggcggcggcggcgggaaaaCCGCGTCCGGAGCCCCGGCCACCGCCACCGCGTCCTTCGCAGCCGACCAGGCTGCGGGCGCCGCCGCCCTACTGCCCCTGGGCGCCGCGACGGCCGCCGATCACCACTCGCTCTACAAGGTGCGGACTCCTAACTCGACGGCGGCGGCTTCCACCGCGGCCGCGGCCTCCTCGGCGCTCGCCGCCCCGGCCAAGCACCTAGCCGACAAGAAGGTGAAGCGCGTCTACCTGTTCGGCAGCCTGGGCGCCTCGGCGTCCCCCGTGGGCGGCCTGGGCGCGGGAGCAGACCCCAGCGATCCCCTAGGCCTTTACGAAGAGGGGGGCGCGGGCTGCTCGCCCGACGGCCCGAGCCTGAGCGGCCGCAGCAGCGCCGCCTCCTCACCCGCCGCCGGCCGCTCGCCCGCCGACCACCGTGGCTACGCCAGCCTGCGCGCCGCCTCGCCCGCCCCGTCCAGCGCGCCCTCGCACGCGTCCTCGTCGGCCTCCTCGCACTCGTCCGCCTCGTCGTCCTCGGGGTCCTCCTCGTCCTCCGATGACGAATTCGAAGACGACCTACTCGACCTGAATCCCAGTTCAAACTTTGAGAGCATGTCCCTGGGCAGTTTCAGCTCGTCGTCGGCGCTGGATCGGGACCTGGATTTTAACTTCGAGCCGGGCTCCGGGTCGCACTTCGAGTTCCCGGACTATTGCACACCCGAGGTGAGCGAGATGATCTCGGGAGACTGGCTCGAGTCCAGCATCTCCAACCTGGTCTTCACCTACTGA